A genomic segment from Lignipirellula cremea encodes:
- a CDS encoding NADH-quinone oxidoreductase subunit J family protein, translated as MASLDWHPFFFTLFALVACVFGLAVLFTSNVVRMAFYLVISLGATAGLFFLAGAEFVGAMQLMIYVGGTLVLLIFGVMLTARDSFISMKTGGGEWVLAVIVGGSMLLLLLFAAFQVESWSTPRENYDSVVIADSKSATPIGLAVTGGRIDKNEQANPELRKGMSGYLLPFEIVSMHLLVVLIGASYLARTKRRSTGPALPQAARGPRNRPAAITGMLLGGAVANAVLGLLCLLFSGRIVAFVAGFGESLETNAVFLTGLLFLVNVVVLMAIYAWQRWGLYALVLIAVAQAALLAVGGLSVLAAAIFLAAALVPVAITLVAICSGGPQSVCSQMDSLATHN; from the coding sequence ATGGCGTCGCTTGACTGGCACCCGTTCTTCTTCACGCTGTTCGCGCTGGTTGCGTGCGTATTTGGCCTGGCCGTGCTGTTCACCTCGAATGTGGTGCGGATGGCGTTTTATCTGGTCATTTCGCTGGGAGCGACGGCAGGTCTGTTCTTTCTGGCGGGGGCCGAATTTGTCGGCGCCATGCAATTGATGATTTATGTCGGCGGCACGCTGGTGCTGTTGATTTTTGGTGTGATGCTCACCGCTCGCGACTCCTTCATTTCCATGAAGACCGGCGGCGGCGAGTGGGTGCTGGCCGTGATTGTCGGCGGCTCCATGCTGCTGCTCCTGCTGTTTGCCGCCTTTCAGGTGGAAAGCTGGAGCACGCCGCGTGAAAACTATGATTCGGTCGTGATCGCCGACTCCAAGTCCGCCACGCCGATCGGCCTGGCAGTGACGGGCGGTCGTATCGACAAGAACGAGCAAGCCAATCCGGAATTGCGAAAAGGCATGTCGGGTTACCTGCTGCCTTTTGAAATTGTTTCGATGCATCTGCTGGTGGTGCTGATCGGTGCGAGCTATCTGGCCCGCACCAAGCGACGTTCGACCGGTCCGGCCCTGCCGCAAGCGGCGCGTGGCCCCCGTAATCGTCCGGCCGCCATTACCGGCATGCTATTGGGCGGGGCGGTCGCGAACGCAGTTCTCGGCCTGCTTTGTCTGTTATTTTCGGGTCGCATTGTTGCCTTTGTCGCCGGCTTCGGAGAGTCGCTGGAGACCAACGCGGTGTTCCTCACAGGTTTGCTGTTTCTGGTGAACGTGGTCGTGCTGATGGCGATTTACGCCTGGCAACGCTGGGGCCTGTACGCCCTGGTGCTGATTGCGGTCGCCCAGGCGGCGTTACTGGCGGTGGGCGGACTCAGCGTGCTGGCGGCGGCGATCTTCCTGGCGGCGGCCCTTGTGCCGGTTGCTATCACCCTGGTCGCGATCTGCTCGGGCGGTCCGCAAAGCGTTTGCTCCCAGATGGATTCACTCGCCACCCACAATTGA
- the nuoK gene encoding NADH-quinone oxidoreductase subunit NuoK, producing MDLLAQITVSHYLAVGAVLFVTGVVCMATKRNVIGVLMGVELVLNGANINFVAFGSKYLREETIGLDGQLIALFVIVLAAAEAAVALAIALNFYNNHATIDVDRADELKG from the coding sequence ATGGATTTGCTCGCACAAATCACGGTTTCCCATTACCTGGCTGTCGGCGCAGTGCTGTTTGTCACTGGCGTGGTCTGCATGGCGACCAAACGCAATGTGATCGGCGTGCTGATGGGGGTTGAGCTTGTACTCAACGGCGCCAACATTAACTTTGTGGCGTTCGGCAGCAAGTACTTGCGGGAAGAAACGATCGGACTCGACGGCCAGTTGATCGCGCTGTTTGTGATCGTGCTGGCGGCGGCGGAAGCGGCGGTTGCCCTGGCGATCGCGCTTAACTTTTACAACAACCACGCCACCATCGACGTGGATCGCGCAGACGAGTTGAAAGGCTAA